The genomic DNA CTGCAGGCTATCGCGAGTAAACTCATGCTTGGGGATACCGCCAAGGATACCCAGCGCGTTACGCGTCGGTTTCAGCCACAGCGGCACCACGTCGCTCATCATCAGCAGGTGCGCTAACGACTTGTGACAATTACGGTCAATCAACAGCGTACTGCCGCTCGGCGCCGCATACATCCCAACGATTTTGTTCGACGTTGAGGTACCGTTCGTCACCATATAGCTTTGCTCGGCGCCAAAGGTGCGGGCAATGTACTCCTCCGCCTCGAGGTGCGGGCCGGTGTGATCCAACAGGGAACCCAGCTCCGTCACCGAAATCGACACGTCGGCTTTCAGCGTATTGGCACCGAAGAAATCATAAAACAGGCAGCCTACCGGGCTTTTTTGATAGGCCGTTCCCGCCATGTGCCCCGGCGTACAGAAAGTGTACTTGCCTTCTGTCACATAGGTGAACAGCGCTTTGGTAAACGGCGGCGTAATGTTATCCAGGTATTCGTTGGTGTACTGGCGAATACGCGTCGCGATATCGTCAGCCTGACCCAGCGCATACTCAAAGAACCACAGCGCCATGCGCATGTCGTGTGCGCTGACGTCCATCGTCGAATGGTTATTGATAAAGGCATAAAGCGGTAGATATTCATTGAGCTGATTAATCTCACCGCACAGATCGACGCTGTATTCATCCCAGTCAAAAATCACCCCACAGATACGCGGGTTGTGCTCGATAAACTTCAGCAGGTCGGCACTATTTTGCGGCCAGATAATTTTGAAGCCTTGCGCCAACAGCGCCTGTTCCAGCTCCTTGATGGGCTCATCTTTGTAGTAGACGCCGTGCGGCCCCATAATGGCGATAATATTCATGCGTTCCTCCTGGAAATTCTGTACCTATCATAGCGCAGCTAGAACGAGGGGAATAAAAAAGGGCCACAAACTGTGGCCCTTTTCAGGAACGTCTTACGAATGGCTTACGCGTAACCGTAGCTCATCAGGCGCTGATAGCGACGGTTCAGCAGATCTTCTTTGCTCAGCACGTCGAGATCGGCCAGGTCAGCCAGCAGCTGTGCTTTCAGCGAGGCCGCCATCACTTCCGGGTTACGATGGGCGCCACCCAGCGGTTCCGGGATGATGGAGTCAATCAGCTTCAGCTCTTTCAGACGCGGGGCGATGATGCCCATCGCTTCTGCGGCCAGCGGCGCTTTGTCGGCGCTTTTCCACAGAATAGAGGCGCAGCCTTCCGGAGAGATAACGGAATAGGTGCTGTACTGCAGCATATTCACTTTATCGCCCACACCAATTGCCAGCGCGCCGCCGGAGCCACCCTCACCGATAACGGTACAGATAACCGGCACGCTCAGGCGTGACATTTCGCGCAGGTTGCGGGCAATCGCTTCAGACTGGCCGCGCTCTTCTGCGCCGACGCCCGGGTAAGCCCCTGGGGTGTCGATGAAGGTCACAATCGGCATGTTGAAGCGTTCCGCCATTTCCATCAGGCGCAGCGCTTTACGGTAGCCTTCCGGTGCCGGCATGCCGAAGTTACGACGGATTTTTTCTTTAGTTTCACGGCCTTTCTGATGACCAATGATCATCACCGGGCGACCGTCCAGGCGTGCGATACCACCAACGATAGCTTTATCGTCAGCATAGGCGCGATCGCCGGCCAGTTCGTCAAACTCATCAAACGCCAGACGGACATAATCCAGGGTGTACGGGCGCTGCGGATGGCGCGCCAGTTGGGCTACCTGCCATGCGCCGAGATCGGCAAAGATTTTGCGCGTCAGCTCTACGCTTTTTTCACGCAGACGATGCACTTCTTCGTCGATATTAATATCCAGTTTCTCATCCTGACGGCTAACCGCAGTCAAAGAATCGATTTTCGCTTCCAGCTCTGCAATCGGCTGTTCAAAATCAAGGAAATTCAGACTCATAGTATTCCTGTATTAGTCAAACTCCAGTTCCACCTGCTCCGAACCGATGAGGCCACGCAGATCGTTGAGTAAACGATCGCTCGGAGAGACACGCCAGGTTGCACCGAAACGCAACCGCGCACGTGCATCCGCCCTCTGATAGTAGAGATGTACTGGAATGGTTCCCGAACGATGGGGTTCCAGAGACTGACGGAGTCGGTTTAAAAGCTGGTCATCAATTTGCCTGTCCGTCAGCGAGATAGCAAGCCCGCGAGCGTATTTTTCCCGGGCTTCGTCAATGTCCATCACTTCGCGGGCCATCATTTTAAGGCCGCCGCTGAAGTCATCAAAGCTGACCTGTCCGCTGACGATAAGTATGCGGTCTTTTTCCAGCAGGTGCTGGTATTTTTCCAGCGCCTCGGAGAACAGCATGACCTCCAGGCGTCCGGAACGGTCATCCAGCGTACAGATGCCGATACGATTGCCGCGCTTGGTGACCATAACCCTCGCGGCAATCACGAGCCCCGCGGCCGTGGTCACTTTCCCACGTTCCGTCGGATGCATGTCTTTGAGTCGATACCCGCCGACATAGCGCTCAATTTCTTTTAAATACTGGTTGATCGGATGCCCCGTCAGGTACAGACCTAACGTTTCGCGCTCACCGTCTAAAACGACCTGCTCTGGCCATGGCTGGCAGTTGGCGTAGGATTGCTCGACCTGCTCCGGCTCTTCCGCCAGCACGCCGAACATATCAGCCTGGCCAATCGCTTCCGCTTTCGCGTGCTGATCCGCCGCCTTTAACGCGTCGGCGAGCGAATTCATCAGCGCGGCGCGATGCGGACCAAGCCTATCGAACGCGCCGGACATAATCAGCTTTTCCAGCACCCGGCGGTTGAGCTTTTTGGTGTCGGTACGTGCGCAAAGGTCGAAAAGCTCGCGGAAATAGCCGCCGTTGTTACGCGCTTCGATGATGGCTTCAATCGGGCCTTCACCGACGCCCTTAATGGCGCCGATACCATACACGATTTCCCCGTCATGATTCACGTGGAAATGATATAAACCTGAATTGATATCCGGCGGCAATATTTTCAGCCCCATGCGCCAGCATTCGTCGACCAGGCCGACCACCTTCTCGGTGTTGTCCATATCGGCAGTCATTACCGCCGCCATAAACTCGGCCGGATAGTGCGCCTTCAGCCACAGCGTCTGGTAAGACACCAGCGCATAAGCCGCAGAGTGCGATTTGTTAAACCCGTAACCGGCGAATTTCTCCACCAGGTCAAAGATTTTCATCGCCAGTTCGCAATCAACGCCGTTCTTTTTCGCCCCTTCTTCAAAGGCACCGCGCTGCTTGGCCATCTCTTCCGGCTTTTTCTTACCCATCGCACGACGCAGCATGTCCGCGCCGCCAAGGGTGTAGCCGGAAAGCACCTGGGCAATCTGCATCACCTGTTCCTGGTACAGGATAATGCCGTAGGTTGGCTCCAGTACCGGCTTCAGGCTTTCGTGCTGCCACTGCACGTCCGGATAAGAGATCTCTTCGCGGCCGTGTTTACGGTCGATAAAGTTATCAACCATCCCCGACTGCAGCGGGCCAGGACGGAACAGGGCCACCAGCGCGATCATATCTTCGAAGCAGTCAGGCTGCAGGCGCTTAATCAGATCCTTCATGCCGCGCGATTCAAGCTGGAAGACCGCCGTGGTTTCCGAGCGTTGCAGCATGTCGAAGCTTTTCTTATCGTCGAGCGGAATAGCCGCGATATCCAGCGGCGGCTCGCCGTTGCGCTCGCGGCGGGCGTTAATCATTTCCAGCGCCCAGTTGATGATGGTAAGCGTACGCAGGCCGAGGAAGTCGAACTTCACCAGCCCGGCGTATTCCACGTCGTTCTTATCAAACTGGGTAACCGGATGCAGACCTTGCTCATCGCAGTATAGCGGCGCAAAGTCGGTAATTTTGGTCGGCGCGATCACCACGCCACCGGCGTGTTTACCGGCGTTACGGGTGACCCCTTCAAGCTTACGCGCCATGTCGATGAGCGCGCGCACCTCTTCATCCGCTTCGTAGATTTCCGGCAACTGCGGTTCGGCTTCGAAGGCTTTCGCCAGCGTCATACCCGGATCGGGCGGCACCAGCTTAGAGATGCGGTCGACGAAACCGTACGGGTGGCCCAGAACGCGGCCCACATCGCGGATCACCGCTTTCGCCGCCATGGTACCGAAGGTAATAATCTGCGATACCGCATCGCGGCCGTACATTTCGGCCACGTGCTCGATCACCTGATCGCGCTTCTCCATGCAGAAGTCGACGTCGAAGTCGGGCATCGAGACACGTTCCGGGTTAAGGAAGCGTTCGAACAGCAGGTCAAGCTCCAGCGGGTCGAGATCGGTAATTTTCAGGGCATAAGCCACCAGTGAGCCTGCACCGGAACCACGGCCCGGCCCTACCGGCACGCCGTTATCCTTCGACCACTGGATGAACTCCATCACGATCAGGAAGTAACCCGGGAAGCCCATCTGGTTGATCACCTGGAGCTCAATATCCAGACGCTCGTCGTATTCCGGACGGCGCTTGGCGCGAACTTCCGGATCCGGGAACAGGAACGCCAGGCGTTCTTCCAGCCCCTCTTTTGACTTCGCGACGAGGAAGTCTTCGGTGGTCATATCGCCGGTCGGGAACTGCGGCAGGAAGTACTCGCCGAGACGCACCGTCACGTTACAACGTTTGGCAATCTCAACGGTGTTTTCCAGCGCTTCCGGAATGTCCGAGAACAGCTCGCACATCTCTTCTTCGCTA from Klebsiella sp. WP3-W18-ESBL-02 includes the following:
- the dnaE gene encoding DNA polymerase III subunit alpha, producing MAEPRFVHLRVHSDYSMIDGLAKTGPLVKKAASLGMPALAITDFTNLCGLVKFYGAGHGAGIKPIVGADFNVQSELFGDELTHLTVLAANNTGYQNLTLLISKAYQRGYGAAGPIIDRDWLLELKEGLILLSGGRMGDVGRALLRGNMALVEQCVGFYEEHFPNCYFLELIRTGRQDEESYLHAAVALAETRGLPVVATNDVRFLEPGDFDAHEIRVAIHDGFTLDDPKRPRNYSAQQYMRSEEEMCELFSDIPEALENTVEIAKRCNVTVRLGEYFLPQFPTGDMTTEDFLVAKSKEGLEERLAFLFPDPEVRAKRRPEYDERLDIELQVINQMGFPGYFLIVMEFIQWSKDNGVPVGPGRGSGAGSLVAYALKITDLDPLELDLLFERFLNPERVSMPDFDVDFCMEKRDQVIEHVAEMYGRDAVSQIITFGTMAAKAVIRDVGRVLGHPYGFVDRISKLVPPDPGMTLAKAFEAEPQLPEIYEADEEVRALIDMARKLEGVTRNAGKHAGGVVIAPTKITDFAPLYCDEQGLHPVTQFDKNDVEYAGLVKFDFLGLRTLTIINWALEMINARRERNGEPPLDIAAIPLDDKKSFDMLQRSETTAVFQLESRGMKDLIKRLQPDCFEDMIALVALFRPGPLQSGMVDNFIDRKHGREEISYPDVQWQHESLKPVLEPTYGIILYQEQVMQIAQVLSGYTLGGADMLRRAMGKKKPEEMAKQRGAFEEGAKKNGVDCELAMKIFDLVEKFAGYGFNKSHSAAYALVSYQTLWLKAHYPAEFMAAVMTADMDNTEKVVGLVDECWRMGLKILPPDINSGLYHFHVNHDGEIVYGIGAIKGVGEGPIEAIIEARNNGGYFRELFDLCARTDTKKLNRRVLEKLIMSGAFDRLGPHRAALMNSLADALKAADQHAKAEAIGQADMFGVLAEEPEQVEQSYANCQPWPEQVVLDGERETLGLYLTGHPINQYLKEIERYVGGYRLKDMHPTERGKVTTAAGLVIAARVMVTKRGNRIGICTLDDRSGRLEVMLFSEALEKYQHLLEKDRILIVSGQVSFDDFSGGLKMMAREVMDIDEAREKYARGLAISLTDRQIDDQLLNRLRQSLEPHRSGTIPVHLYYQRADARARLRFGATWRVSPSDRLLNDLRGLIGSEQVELEFD
- the accA gene encoding acetyl-CoA carboxylase carboxyl transferase subunit alpha; its protein translation is MSLNFLDFEQPIAELEAKIDSLTAVSRQDEKLDINIDEEVHRLREKSVELTRKIFADLGAWQVAQLARHPQRPYTLDYVRLAFDEFDELAGDRAYADDKAIVGGIARLDGRPVMIIGHQKGRETKEKIRRNFGMPAPEGYRKALRLMEMAERFNMPIVTFIDTPGAYPGVGAEERGQSEAIARNLREMSRLSVPVICTVIGEGGSGGALAIGVGDKVNMLQYSTYSVISPEGCASILWKSADKAPLAAEAMGIIAPRLKELKLIDSIIPEPLGGAHRNPEVMAASLKAQLLADLADLDVLSKEDLLNRRYQRLMSYGYA